In one Arachis duranensis cultivar V14167 chromosome 9, aradu.V14167.gnm2.J7QH, whole genome shotgun sequence genomic region, the following are encoded:
- the LOC107465290 gene encoding 60S ribosomal protein L18 produces the protein MGIDLKAGGKSKKTKRTAPKSNDIYLKLLVKLYRFLVRRTNSNFNAVILKRLFMSKVNKPPLSLSRLIKYTKGKEGKIAVVVGTITDDIRVYDVPPLKVTALRFTETARARIEKAGGECITFDQLALRAPLGQNTVLLRGPKNAREAVKHFGPAPGVPHSHTKPYVRSKGRKFEKARGRRNSRGFRV, from the exons ATg GGGATCGATCTGAAGGCTGGAGGTAAGAGCAAGAAGACCAAAAGAACAGCACCAAAGTCCAATGATATCTACCTTAAGCTCTTGGTCAAG CTTTACCGGTTCCTTGTGAGGAGAACTAACAGCAACTTCAATGCTGTAATATTGAAGCGCTTGTTCATGAGCAAGGTTAACAAGCCTCCACTATCTTTGTCAAGGCTGATTAAGTATACCAAGGGGAAG GAAGGTAAGATTGCAGTGGTGGTTGGGACTATAACTGATGATATTCGTGTatatgatgttccacccttgaAAGTTACCGCACTCAGGTTTACTGAGACTGCTCGTGCAAGAATAGAGAAGGCTGGTGGTGAATGCATTACATTCGATCAGTTGGCTCTTAGGGCCCCTCTTGGACAGAACACG GTCCTTCTTAGAGGCCCGAAGAATGCTCGAGAAGCCGTGAAGCACTTTGGTCCCGCACCTGGTGTGCCACACAGCCACACCAAGCCTTATGTGCGATCAAAGGGAAGGAAGTTTGAGAAGGCTAGAGGAAGGAGGAACAGCagagggtttagggtttga
- the LOC107465289 gene encoding uncharacterized protein LOC107465289, with protein sequence MDTIKRRTVEVNGIKMHVAEKGEGPVVLFLHGFPELWYSWRHQILGLSSLGYRTIAPDLRGYGDTEAPGSVTSYTCFHLVGDVVALIDSLGVEKVFVVGHDWGAIIGWYLCLFRPDRVKAYVCLSVPFRPFLGRDPKIKTVDAFRAACGDDFYICRFQEPEKMESEFARVDTAYLFKNILTTRLTEAPIFPKGEYGNGFNPNPQETLPSWLSEQDIAYYVSKFENTGFTGAINYYRNLNINWELTAPWTGVGISNVPVKFIIGSVDLVYNFPGVKEYIHNGGFKKDVPNLEEVVVQNGVAHFNNQEAAEDVNNHIYQFINKF encoded by the exons ATGGATACCATAAAGCGCAGAACGGTGGAAGTCAACGGCATAAAGATGCACGTGGCGGAGAAAGGAGAAGGCCCGGTGGTTCTTTTCCTGCACGGCTTCCCGGAGCTGTGGTACTCGTGGCGCCACCAGATACTGGGCCTCAGCTCCCTGGGCTACCGCACCATAGCCCCAGACCTGCGGGGCTATGGCGACACGGAAGCACCGGGGTCGGTGACGAGCTACACGTGCTTCCACCTGGTGGGTGATGTGGTAGCTCTGATTGATTCTCTTGGCGTAGAGAAAGTGTTTGTGGTCGGACATGATTGGGGGGCCATCATCGGTTGGTACCTCTGCTTGTTCCGACCAGACAGAGTTAAGGCTTATGTTTGCCTCAGTGTCCCTTTCCGACCGTTTCTTGGAAGAGACCCAAAAATAAAGACGGTTGACGCTTTCCGAGCCGCATGTGGAGATGATTTTTACATATGCAGGTTCCAG GAACCAGAGAAGATGGAATCTGAGTTTGCTCGAGTTGACACAGCTTATCTGTTCAAGAACATACTTACAACCCGCTTAACTGAAGCCCCAATATTTCCAAAGGGAGAATACGGAAATGGTTTTAATCCAAATCCTCAAGAGACATTGCCCTCTTGGCtctcagaacaagatattgcTTATTATGTCTCTAAATTTGAGAACACAGGCTTCACTGGAGCTATAAACTACTATAGAAATCTCAACAT AAACTGGGAACTAACAGCACCATGGACCGGGGTAGGAATCAGCAATGTGCCAGTGAAGTTCATCATAGGTAGTGTGGATTTGGTGTACAATTTCCCAGGGGTGAAAGAGTATATTCACAACGGTGGTTTCAAGAAAGACGTGCCTAATTTAGAGGAAGTGGTTGTGCAAAACGGAGTGGCTCACTTCAATAATCAAGAAGCAGCAGAGGATGTGAACAACCACATTTACCAGTTTATTAACAAGTTCTAG